From Dioscorea cayenensis subsp. rotundata cultivar TDr96_F1 chromosome 13, TDr96_F1_v2_PseudoChromosome.rev07_lg8_w22 25.fasta, whole genome shotgun sequence, the proteins below share one genomic window:
- the LOC120274894 gene encoding protein MIZU-KUSSEI 1-like encodes MADSVVTSWWDLVSWVTDTVLQPCGPVIPLLFSRESPPTVVGTILCPWGSVEDNRLRLCLQKPLSPDPPLLLIDLPSCDLEGVCRITFECSAEHSRGGSLLDEPSWMVRCNGSKTGYGRRRAATKADMWALEAVRPVSTGAGLLLPPKLDSATAGPTACAFMYMRGSFERVIGSPDSESYHLVDPTGCLGPEISFFFLRG; translated from the coding sequence ATGGCAGACAGCGTAGTAACATCATGGTGGGACCTGGTGTCTTGGGTGACAGATACGGTGCTGCAGCCATGTGGGCCCGTCATTCCCCTTCTCTTCTCTCGTGAATCCCCCCCCACAGTGGTTGGCACCATCCTCTGTCCATGGGGCTCCGTCGAAGACAACAGGCTAAGGCTTTGCCTCCAAAAACCGTTATCTCCGGACCCTCCTCTGCTGCTCATCGACCTACCCTCCTGTGATCTCGAGGGCGTCTGCCGCATAACGTTCGAATGCTCCGCCGAGCACTCTCGAGGTGGCTCGTTGCTGGACGAGCCGTCGTGGATGGTTCGCTGCAATGGGAGCAAAACCGGGTACGGGAGACGCAGAGCGGCTACGAAGGCTGACATGTGGGCACTAGAGGCAGTGCGGCCGGTGTCCACGGGTGCCGGGTTGTTGCTCCCCCCAAAACTAGACTCGGCGACGGCGGGTCCCACTGCTTGTGCCTTCATGTACATGCGTGGGAGTTTTGAGCGAGTGATAGGCTCCCCGGACTCTGAGTCGTACCATCTCGTGGATCCAACCGGTTGCCTCGGACCCGAGATCAGCTTCTTCTTTCTCCGTGGCTAA